A segment of the Agarivorans albus genome:
AAGGCTGAGGTGAAAATGGCTAAAGCAAAATTGGCCTCGTGGAATCGGGCTAAGGGTTTTGGCTTTCTCAGCTTGAATGGTGAGTCTAAGCAGTTGTTTGTGCATATAAGCAGCTTTGCCGATAAAAAACTCGACCCAGAAAAGTTAGTTGGCCTTTGGTTTAACTACACCTTAGCGAAGGATAAACAAGGCCGCCCCTGTGCTAAGCAGCTGCGTTTAGTGGGTAGTAAGCCGGCATTTTCTACTAAGCCAAATGGCTTAGCCAAGCGGGCTGGCATGACTGCGTTGGCTTTCTTTGTTTTATTGCTTAGTTTGGTGCTATTGCAAAAGCTGCCACTGGCTTTGTTAGTGTTCTATGTAGTTATGAGTGTGGTTAC
Coding sequences within it:
- a CDS encoding cold shock and DUF1294 domain-containing protein, whose amino-acid sequence is MAKAKLASWNRAKGFGFLSLNGESKQLFVHISSFADKKLDPEKLVGLWFNYTLAKDKQGRPCAKQLRLVGSKPAFSTKPNGLAKRAGMTALAFFVLLLSLVLLQKLPLALLVFYVVMSVVTFVLYALDKSAAQAGRWRVQELKLHVFALIGGWPGAMLAQQTLRHKTQKQSFRWGYYCTVLLNIAALAYLLSPNGEPMLLDINQALSSLLP